From the Nitrospirota bacterium genome, the window GTGGTATCTGACTGTTCTTTCCGTAAGTTCGATGCCATGCTGTTTTAGCTCTCTGGATATCTCCCTTGAGCCCAGGATTGTCTCCTGATGCTTCTCAAGCACCTTCAGTATTGAAAGCATCGTCTTTGTTAACATTATTTCCTCAGTTTGACAAAAATGTATGTTTAATTTTACATTATAATTATAACATATGGTAACCGATTACCGTATAGAAGTAAAAGGGTAAAAGTAATGTGTAGATTGATTGCCATAACATCCAGCGAGTATTTCTCGCCAATGGAAAACATCATTACCCTTGAGACCATGAAAGAGGGGCATGATGGCTCTGGCATGGGACTTATTCTTAAAGACCTTGGTGGAGAATTCAAGGAGTTTAGGGACTACCCTATACTTTCAGGCATATGCTCAAAAGATGGGTATAAGGCTTTTGAGGGACATATGAAAATGCTTGGGTTTCAGGAAAGGCACATGTGGTCTCCATCCATAAGGCAGGTAAAGGGAGTGGTAAGAAGAGACCATTACTTTGCAAAGGTCTATCAGTACCCGGAATCCTATCTCGATAAGACAACAAAGGAAAAGGAAGACCTTCTTCTTAAAACCCGTCTAACATTAAGAGGCATGGGCGAGGAGGATGAATCCATAGTGGTTTTTTCTTTTTATCCCGATGTTATAACCGTAAAGGAGGTTGGAGACCCTCTTACATTAGGTGAGTTCTTTGGTTTTGACAAATCTCCTCTTAAGGCAAGACTTATAATGGCTCAGGGAAGGCAGAATACGAATTATCAGATTAATCTTTATGCCTGCCATCCGTTTTTTATACAGGGCTACTCTACTATGACAAATGGCGAAAACACTGCATTTGTTCCAATAAGGGAGTTTCTAATGAGCAGGGGTTTTCCGGGCTATATAGGGTATCAGTCTGACAGCGAGGTCTTTACCCATATACTTCATTATACTGTTAGGCAGTTAGGCTATCCTCTTACATATTACAAAGACATTATAACACCCCTTAAAGATGCCGAGATTTCCCAAAGACCTGACAGAGATGCCCTCTTACTTCTCAGGGCATCCCTGAGGATGCTTACCATAGATGGGCCAAATGTTGTCATAGGCTTTACGCCTGATGGCACATGTTTTATGATTCAGGACTCAAAGAAACTGAGGCCAGGTGTTGTAGGAGGCATAAAAGGAAGATATGCACTTGTCTCGGAGGAATGCGGTCTTGACAGGGCAATACCTGAAAGGGACAGGACAAAGGACATATTTCCAATGAAATACGATATGGTTATTGTCTCGCCAGAGGCAGAAGAGGTGAAGGTATGGAGCCAGCAGGCATCTTAGAGCATAATCATCGACTTTCTTTAAGGGAGTTCCCTTACATCATCAGATGGTCTGATGAAAGGTGTAAAAGGTGCGGGATGTGCACTGCGGTCTGTCCTGTTAAGGCAATCGAGCCACAGGTCGAGCTGAGAAGGACTGTTCATTCCTCAGCCCCTTTGCCCGAGCCGGTTGAGACAAGAAAGGTCACATATATCGTAAAACAAGTCATCGATATAGAGAGATACTGCACAGGCTGTGGCACATGCACATTGGTATGTCCTAACGAGGCAATAGAGCCTGAATACAATCCTCAACACAAGTTTTATCATTTCAAGAACAAAGCTGGAGAGCCTTATAAAAGAGGAGGAAGGAGAAACGACCCATCTTTGTCAACCTTAGACAGGATTAAATTCACAAGAATCTCCATGCTTACAGACCCAGCATTAGATGCAGGAAGGCATGAGTTCAGAATCAGAACCCTTCTTGGAAGAATCCTTTCTCCAGAAGAACTTCCATTGAAAACACAAGACGGAAGGCTTATTGTGTCAAACGATACATTCATACCTCCTGTCAGGGAGATATATCCAATCATGATTGGCAGTATGTCTGTTGGTGCGCTTTCTCCGCCCATGTGGGAAGGGCTTGCAATGGGTGTGGCTTATCTTAATGAGGTAATGGGTATGCCTGTTGTCATGTGCTCAGGAGAAGGAGGGATGCCTCCTCGGCTTCTTAAATCCAGATACCTCAAGTATTTCATACTTCAGATAGCCTCGGGTTATTTTGGCTGGGATGAAATCATACATGCACTTCCTCATATGGTAGAAGACCCATGTGCAATCGAGATTAAGTATGGTCAGGGAGCAAAGCCAGGAGACGGAGGGCTTTTGATGTCCTATAAGGTCCTAAAGCTCATTGCGAGCATAAGGGGTGTGCCAATGTTTGTTGACCTTGCCTCGCCTCCAACGCATCAGACTAAGTATTCCATAGAGGAGTCGGTTGCAAAGATGATACAGTCTATGTCAATGGCATGGGGCTTTAGGGTTCCTGTGTTTCCAAAGATATCAGGCACAAAGACAGCAAGGGCAGTGCTCAATAATCTTGCAAGAAACCCTTATGCAGCTGCACTTTCGATAGATGGCGAAGACGGAGGCACTGGTGCCGCATACAATGTATCTTTAGATAAGATGGGTCATCCAATTGCCTCTAACATAAGGGAATGCTACATGGACCTCGTAAGACAGGGTAAACAAAACGAGCTTCCACTTATATCCGCAGGTGGTGTTGGTAAAAAGGGCAATCTTGCGGCAAACGCTGCGGCACTCATAATGTTAGGAGCATCGGGAGTTTCGGTAGGAAAATACATAATGCAGGCAACTGCCGAGTGCTTTGGAGACGAGTTAAATAGATGTAATCTCTGTAACACAGGCAGATGTCCAAGGGGAATAACTACACAAGACCCAAAGCTCTACAGAAGGCTCGACTCAGAGAAGGTTGCCGAAAGGCTTGTCGAGGTCTTTAGATCTGCTGACATAGAGCTAAGAAAAATCTTTGCACCAATGGGAAGAAGCACAGAGCTTCCAATAGGTATGTCGGA encodes:
- a CDS encoding glutamate synthase, coding for MCRLIAITSSEYFSPMENIITLETMKEGHDGSGMGLILKDLGGEFKEFRDYPILSGICSKDGYKAFEGHMKMLGFQERHMWSPSIRQVKGVVRRDHYFAKVYQYPESYLDKTTKEKEDLLLKTRLTLRGMGEEDESIVVFSFYPDVITVKEVGDPLTLGEFFGFDKSPLKARLIMAQGRQNTNYQINLYACHPFFIQGYSTMTNGENTAFVPIREFLMSRGFPGYIGYQSDSEVFTHILHYTVRQLGYPLTYYKDIITPLKDAEISQRPDRDALLLLRASLRMLTIDGPNVVIGFTPDGTCFMIQDSKKLRPGVVGGIKGRYALVSEECGLDRAIPERDRTKDIFPMKYDMVIVSPEAEEVKVWSQQAS
- a CDS encoding 4Fe-4S binding protein, which produces MEPAGILEHNHRLSLREFPYIIRWSDERCKRCGMCTAVCPVKAIEPQVELRRTVHSSAPLPEPVETRKVTYIVKQVIDIERYCTGCGTCTLVCPNEAIEPEYNPQHKFYHFKNKAGEPYKRGGRRNDPSLSTLDRIKFTRISMLTDPALDAGRHEFRIRTLLGRILSPEELPLKTQDGRLIVSNDTFIPPVREIYPIMIGSMSVGALSPPMWEGLAMGVAYLNEVMGMPVVMCSGEGGMPPRLLKSRYLKYFILQIASGYFGWDEIIHALPHMVEDPCAIEIKYGQGAKPGDGGLLMSYKVLKLIASIRGVPMFVDLASPPTHQTKYSIEESVAKMIQSMSMAWGFRVPVFPKISGTKTARAVLNNLARNPYAAALSIDGEDGGTGAAYNVSLDKMGHPIASNIRECYMDLVRQGKQNELPLISAGGVGKKGNLAANAAALIMLGASGVSVGKYIMQATAECFGDELNRCNLCNTGRCPRGITTQDPKLYRRLDSEKVAERLVEVFRSADIELRKIFAPMGRSTELPIGMSDGLSIDDKAMAERLEISYAC